The Mycolicibacterium mageritense genome contains a region encoding:
- a CDS encoding RNA polymerase sigma factor, which yields MAATKASPATDEPVKRTATKTPAKKAPAKRAAKATAAKTAGAKPAKAPAKKAPAKRAAKAPGTKPEDLGADDLETTDELDAEPGDDLDVDDADLDLEELDSDDDAVDDADDEEGEEEDEETVAEGEGTPDAAAKPAKAAGAAEDDDIAEPSEKDKASGDFVWDEEESEALRQARKDAELTASADSVRAYLKQIGKVALLNAEEEVELAKRIEAGLFATQKMAEFAEKGEKLPVQLRRDMQWICRDGDRAKNHLLEANLRLVVSLAKRYTGRGMAFLDLIQEGNLGLIRAVEKFDYTKGYKFSTYATWWIRQAITRAMADQARTIRIPVHMVEVINKLGRIQRELLQDLGREPTPEELAKEMDITPEKVLEIQQYAREPISLDQTIGDEGDSQLGDFIEDSEAVVAVDAVSFTLLQDQLQSVLETLSEREAGVVRLRFGLTDGQPRTLDEIGQVYGVTRERIRQIESKTMSKLRHPSRSQVLRDYLD from the coding sequence GTGGCAGCGACAAAGGCAAGCCCGGCAACCGACGAGCCGGTGAAGCGCACCGCTACCAAGACCCCCGCCAAGAAGGCTCCGGCCAAGCGGGCAGCCAAGGCAACGGCCGCGAAAACCGCGGGTGCGAAGCCGGCCAAGGCCCCCGCCAAGAAAGCTCCGGCCAAGCGGGCGGCCAAGGCCCCCGGGACCAAACCCGAGGATCTCGGCGCCGACGACCTCGAGACCACCGACGAACTCGACGCCGAGCCCGGCGACGACCTCGACGTCGACGACGCGGACCTCGACCTCGAGGAGCTCGACAGCGACGATGACGCGGTCGACGACGCCGACGACGAAGAGGGCGAAGAGGAAGACGAGGAGACCGTCGCCGAGGGCGAAGGCACTCCCGACGCGGCCGCGAAGCCGGCCAAGGCTGCGGGAGCAGCAGAAGACGACGACATCGCGGAGCCCTCCGAGAAGGACAAGGCATCGGGCGACTTCGTCTGGGACGAGGAAGAATCCGAGGCGCTGCGGCAGGCCCGCAAGGACGCCGAGCTCACCGCGTCGGCCGACTCGGTGCGTGCCTACCTCAAGCAGATCGGCAAGGTCGCGCTCCTCAACGCAGAAGAGGAAGTCGAGCTCGCCAAGCGCATCGAGGCCGGCCTGTTCGCCACCCAGAAGATGGCGGAGTTCGCCGAGAAGGGCGAGAAGCTGCCGGTTCAGCTGCGCCGCGACATGCAGTGGATCTGCCGGGACGGCGACCGCGCGAAAAACCATCTGCTGGAGGCGAACCTGCGTCTGGTGGTGTCGCTGGCCAAGCGCTACACCGGCCGCGGCATGGCGTTCCTCGACCTGATCCAGGAAGGCAACCTGGGTCTGATCCGCGCAGTCGAGAAGTTCGACTACACCAAGGGCTACAAGTTCTCCACGTACGCCACCTGGTGGATCCGCCAGGCCATCACCCGCGCCATGGCCGACCAAGCCCGCACCATCCGCATCCCGGTGCACATGGTCGAGGTGATCAACAAGCTGGGCCGCATCCAGCGCGAGCTGCTGCAGGATCTGGGCCGCGAGCCCACGCCCGAAGAGCTCGCCAAAGAGATGGACATCACGCCGGAGAAGGTGCTGGAGATCCAGCAGTACGCGCGTGAGCCCATCTCGCTGGACCAGACCATCGGCGACGAGGGTGACAGCCAGCTCGGTGACTTCATCGAGGACTCCGAGGCGGTCGTGGCCGTCGACGCGGTGTCCTTCACGCTGCTGCAGGACCAGCTGCAGTCGGTGCTGGAGACGCTGTCGGAGCGCGAGGCGGGTGTGGTGCGGTTGCGCTTCGGCCTGACCGACGGCCAGCCCCGCACGCTCGACGAGATCGGCCAGGTCTACGGCGTGACGCGCGAGCGCATCCGCCAGATCGAGTCCAAGACCATGAGCAAGCTGCGCCACCCCAGCCGGTCGCAGGTGCTGCGGGACTACCTGGACTAG
- the ppgK gene encoding polyphosphate--glucose phosphotransferase, with protein sequence MTAIDTPNTDSAGDSGGQRRGFGVDVGGSGVKGGIVDLGTGQLIGERFKLDTPQPSTPEAVAKTVAAVVREFGWTGPLGVTYPGVVTNGIVRTAANVDHGWIGVNAAEVIGAELDGQSVTVLNDADAAGLAEERFGAGRDNTGVIVLLTFGTGIGSAVIQNGVLLPNTEFGHLEVGGKEAEHRAASSVKERKEWSYERWTKEVTKVLVTIENAIWPDLFIAGGGISRKADKWLPLLENRTPVVAAALQNTAGIVGAAMAADVKATAQ encoded by the coding sequence ATGACCGCAATCGACACGCCGAACACCGATTCCGCCGGCGACAGCGGCGGCCAGCGTCGCGGCTTCGGCGTCGACGTGGGCGGCAGTGGGGTCAAGGGCGGAATCGTCGACCTCGGCACGGGCCAGCTCATCGGCGAGCGCTTCAAGCTCGACACGCCGCAGCCGTCCACACCCGAGGCCGTCGCCAAAACCGTCGCCGCGGTGGTCCGGGAATTCGGCTGGACCGGCCCGCTCGGGGTGACCTATCCGGGCGTGGTGACCAACGGCATCGTGCGCACCGCGGCCAACGTCGATCACGGCTGGATCGGGGTGAACGCGGCCGAGGTCATCGGCGCCGAACTCGACGGTCAGTCGGTGACGGTGCTCAACGACGCCGACGCCGCGGGCCTGGCCGAGGAACGGTTCGGCGCGGGGCGGGACAACACGGGTGTCATCGTGCTGCTGACCTTCGGCACCGGAATCGGGTCGGCGGTGATCCAGAACGGGGTGCTGTTGCCCAACACCGAGTTTGGCCATCTCGAGGTCGGCGGCAAGGAGGCCGAACACCGCGCCGCCTCGTCGGTCAAGGAACGCAAGGAATGGAGCTACGAGCGGTGGACCAAGGAGGTCACCAAGGTGCTCGTGACGATCGAGAACGCGATCTGGCCGGACCTCTTCATCGCGGGCGGCGGCATCAGCCGCAAGGCCGACAAGTGGCTGCCCCTGCTGGAGAATCGCACCCCCGTGGTGGCCGCGGCACTGCAGAACACCGCGGGCATCGTCGGGGCCGCGATGGCCGCCGACGTCAAAGCTACCGCGCAGTAG
- a CDS encoding inositol monophosphatase family protein: protein MTENSTDLVGLRTVAEQLATEAAEFVRARRVEVFGGGGAEAREGNDGGAVRSKSTPTDPVTVVDTETERWLRERLAVLRPGEHVLGEEEGGRRDGRDGLSWVIDPIDGTVNFVYGIAAYAVSVAVQQDGESVAGAVANVPAGVVYSAARGHGAHALQDGVSTPLRCNAVDDLGMALLGTGFSYVPERRQQQAQILARILPEVRDVRRIGSCALDLCMVAAGQLDAYYEDGVHVWDWAAGALIAAEAGARLWLPATGGPGRIAAAAPGIATALTGALAGAGMDL, encoded by the coding sequence GTGACGGAAAACAGCACAGATCTGGTCGGCCTGCGCACAGTGGCAGAGCAGTTGGCGACCGAAGCCGCCGAATTCGTCCGGGCCCGTCGCGTCGAGGTGTTCGGCGGCGGCGGTGCCGAGGCCCGCGAGGGGAACGACGGGGGCGCGGTCCGATCCAAGAGCACGCCCACCGATCCGGTCACGGTCGTGGACACCGAGACCGAACGGTGGCTGCGCGAGCGGCTGGCCGTGCTGCGGCCGGGGGAGCATGTGCTCGGCGAGGAGGAAGGCGGCCGCCGCGACGGGCGGGACGGGTTGAGCTGGGTGATCGATCCGATCGACGGCACGGTCAACTTCGTCTACGGCATCGCGGCGTACGCGGTGTCGGTGGCCGTCCAGCAGGACGGTGAGTCGGTCGCGGGCGCGGTCGCCAATGTGCCGGCGGGCGTGGTCTACTCCGCGGCCCGAGGGCACGGCGCGCACGCGCTCCAGGACGGGGTGAGCACGCCGTTGCGGTGCAACGCCGTCGACGACCTCGGCATGGCCTTGCTCGGCACCGGTTTCTCCTATGTTCCCGAGCGGCGGCAACAACAAGCCCAGATCCTGGCCCGGATCCTGCCCGAGGTCCGCGATGTGCGCCGGATCGGTTCGTGCGCACTCGACCTGTGCATGGTCGCGGCAGGCCAGCTCGACGCGTACTACGAGGACGGCGTGCATGTGTGGGACTGGGCCGCGGGTGCGTTGATCGCGGCCGAGGCGGGTGCGCGGCTGTGGCTGCCGGCCACCGGCGGTCCCGGGCGGATCGCGGCAGCGGCGCCGGGCATCGCGACCGCGCTCACCGGCGCGCTAGCAGGCGCCGGTATGGATCTTTGA
- the cei gene encoding envelope integrity protein Cei, with the protein MVAQITDGTAFDRHGRPFRRRNFVPGIVLFVALAVVTLTVWVVALNRPADVHEATVCNAPPAPTDPATPVLGEQVARSAMTDITPAPLAETKIRVLNASGQGGQAGEVAGALRDLGFAQPEASNDPIYSTTRLECQGQIRFGPTGRTAAAAVWLVAPCTELFQDERPDATVDLALGTEFSELASSDDINAVLASLRPDATQPADSALLSKIHTGAC; encoded by the coding sequence GTGGTCGCGCAAATCACCGATGGCACCGCCTTCGACCGACACGGTCGCCCGTTCCGTCGGCGCAACTTTGTTCCGGGCATTGTGCTCTTCGTCGCACTCGCGGTGGTGACGCTGACGGTGTGGGTCGTCGCGCTCAACCGGCCGGCCGACGTGCACGAGGCCACGGTGTGCAACGCGCCGCCCGCACCCACCGACCCGGCAACGCCGGTGCTCGGCGAGCAGGTCGCCCGTTCGGCGATGACCGACATCACCCCTGCCCCGTTGGCCGAGACCAAGATCCGCGTGCTCAACGCGAGCGGACAGGGCGGCCAGGCCGGCGAGGTGGCCGGCGCACTGCGCGATCTCGGCTTCGCCCAGCCGGAAGCGAGCAACGACCCGATCTACTCGACCACCCGTCTGGAGTGCCAGGGCCAGATCCGGTTCGGCCCAACGGGGCGCACGGCCGCGGCCGCGGTGTGGCTCGTGGCGCCGTGCACCGAGCTCTTCCAGGACGAAAGACCGGATGCCACAGTCGATCTGGCGCTCGGCACGGAGTTCAGCGAGCTCGCCAGCAGCGACGACATCAACGCCGTGCTGGCCAGCCTGCGTCCCGACGCCACCCAGCCCGCGGACTCGGCGCTGCTGTCAAAGATCCATACCGGCGCCTGCTAG
- a CDS encoding DUF4193 domain-containing protein, protein MATDYDAPRRTETDDVSEDSLEELKARRNEAQSAVVDVDESESAESFELPGADLSGEELSVRVVPKQADEFTCSSCFLVHHRSRLASEKNGVMICTDCAA, encoded by the coding sequence ATGGCTACCGACTACGACGCTCCGCGGCGCACCGAGACTGACGACGTTTCCGAGGATTCGCTCGAGGAGCTCAAGGCCCGGCGCAACGAGGCACAGTCCGCCGTGGTTGATGTCGACGAATCTGAATCCGCCGAGTCATTCGAGCTGCCGGGCGCGGATCTGTCGGGTGAAGAACTGTCAGTGCGAGTGGTCCCGAAGCAGGCGGACGAGTTCACCTGTTCGAGCTGCTTCCTGGTTCATCACCGCAGCCGTCTCGCCAGTGAGAAGAACGGCGTGATGATCTGCACCGATTGCGCCGCCTGA
- a CDS encoding DUF3093 domain-containing protein, with product MSDTRATTRTVRYHERLWVPWWWTLPAVGLAILIAVQVNMGVPAIPAWVPHAVLIPVAVAVLLWFSKTEIQVVDQPDRETEVWVGSAHLPVSVISRTAEVPRSAKSAALGRQLDPAAYVVHRAWIGPMVLVVLDDPDDPTPYWLVSTRHPDRVLAALGG from the coding sequence GTGTCAGACACGCGCGCAACCACCCGAACCGTGCGGTATCACGAGCGGTTGTGGGTGCCCTGGTGGTGGACCCTGCCCGCGGTGGGCCTGGCGATCCTGATCGCCGTGCAGGTCAACATGGGTGTCCCGGCGATACCCGCCTGGGTGCCGCACGCCGTGCTGATACCGGTGGCCGTGGCAGTGCTGCTGTGGTTCAGCAAGACCGAGATTCAGGTGGTCGATCAGCCCGACCGCGAGACCGAAGTTTGGGTGGGTTCGGCCCACCTGCCGGTCAGTGTCATATCGCGCACCGCGGAGGTGCCGCGTTCGGCGAAGTCCGCCGCGCTCGGCAGGCAACTAGACCCTGCCGCATATGTGGTGCACCGGGCCTGGATCGGCCCCATGGTGCTGGTGGTGCTCGACGATCCGGATGACCCCACCCCGTACTGGTTGGTCAGTACCCGTCACCCGGACCGCGTGCTGGCCGCGCTCGGCGGCTGA
- the dut gene encoding dUTP diphosphatase: MSNSLAVVRLDRELPMPARAHEGDAGVDLYSAQDVELAPGQRALVPTGVAVAIPHGMVGLVHPRSGLAARVGLSIVNSPGTIDAGYRGEIKVSLINLDPHTPIVVNRGDRIAQLLVQRVELPELVEVTSFDEAGLADTSRGDGGHGSSGGHASL, translated from the coding sequence GTGTCCAACTCCCTGGCGGTCGTCCGATTGGACCGCGAACTACCGATGCCCGCTCGGGCCCACGAAGGTGACGCCGGCGTCGACCTCTACAGCGCACAGGACGTGGAACTGGCACCCGGTCAACGGGCGCTCGTTCCCACCGGTGTGGCGGTCGCGATTCCCCACGGCATGGTGGGTCTGGTGCATCCCCGCTCGGGTTTGGCTGCGCGCGTTGGTCTTTCGATCGTCAACAGCCCGGGCACGATCGATGCCGGCTACCGCGGTGAGATCAAGGTGTCACTGATCAACCTCGATCCCCACACGCCGATAGTGGTCAACCGCGGTGACCGGATTGCCCAGCTGCTGGTGCAGCGGGTAGAACTTCCCGAATTGGTCGAGGTCACCTCGTTCGACGAGGCCGGCCTGGCCGACACTTCCCGTGGCGACGGCGGCCACGGCTCCTCCGGCGGACATGCGAGTTTGTGA
- a CDS encoding DUF3710 domain-containing protein, producing MMAFGKRSKKDDSADKGSSTLRASEESAPADDIDADEPLEGPFDIDDFDDASVAAQGRLDLGSVLIPMPDGGQVQVELNEAGAPSAVWVVTPNGRFTIAAYAAPKSPGLWREVATELADSLRKDAESVSIQDGPWGREVVGTGNGGVVRFIGADGYRWMVRCVVNGSAETIDALAEEARASLADCVVRRGDTPLPVRTPLQVQLPEPMAAQLRAAAQAAAEQAQQQAPPQEQQQQPAPVARRSAQGSAMQQLRTITGG from the coding sequence GTGATGGCATTCGGAAAACGCAGCAAGAAGGACGACAGCGCGGACAAGGGCAGCAGCACGCTGCGCGCGTCCGAGGAGTCGGCACCGGCCGACGACATCGACGCGGACGAGCCGCTGGAAGGCCCGTTCGACATCGACGACTTCGACGACGCGAGCGTCGCCGCGCAGGGCCGCCTCGACCTCGGTTCGGTGCTCATCCCGATGCCCGACGGGGGTCAGGTGCAGGTCGAGCTCAACGAGGCGGGTGCGCCGAGCGCGGTGTGGGTGGTGACGCCCAACGGCCGGTTCACGATCGCCGCGTACGCCGCGCCGAAGAGCCCGGGCCTGTGGCGCGAGGTGGCGACCGAACTCGCCGACTCGTTGCGCAAGGACGCCGAGTCGGTCAGCATCCAGGACGGCCCGTGGGGGCGTGAGGTGGTCGGCACCGGCAATGGCGGCGTGGTGCGGTTCATCGGCGCCGACGGCTATCGCTGGATGGTGCGCTGTGTGGTCAACGGCTCCGCGGAGACCATCGACGCGCTCGCCGAAGAGGCCCGGGCGTCATTGGCCGACTGTGTCGTCCGGCGCGGCGACACGCCGCTGCCGGTCCGAACCCCGCTGCAGGTGCAGTTGCCCGAACCCATGGCGGCGCAACTGCGCGCGGCAGCACAGGCCGCCGCCGAACAGGCCCAGCAGCAGGCGCCTCCTCAGGAGCAGCAGCAGCAGCCCGCGCCGGTTGCGCGCCGCAGTGCGCAGGGCTCGGCGATGCAGCAGCTGCGCACCATCACGGGCGGGTGA
- a CDS encoding alpha/beta hydrolase family protein, which translates to MSVHLRGVTTVLLAGTGSDDDYVYRAFSAALHQVGAVVVTPAPTPGRLLDGYREALDDAARGGPIAVGGVSIGAVVATLWALAHPNRAVAVLAALPPWTGSPQHAPAALLARQSAELLRRDGLAAAVAQMRASSPAWLADELARSWVGQWPALPDAMDEASACRAPSCAELERLAVPMGVAVATDDPVHPAEVGYEWVSAVPRAALRAVTLERMGVDTGVLGAACVAALQEA; encoded by the coding sequence ATGAGCGTGCATCTGCGTGGTGTCACCACGGTCCTGCTGGCCGGCACCGGATCCGACGACGACTATGTCTACCGGGCGTTTTCCGCCGCGTTACACCAGGTCGGCGCGGTGGTTGTGACGCCGGCGCCCACCCCGGGCCGGTTGCTCGACGGCTACCGCGAGGCCCTCGACGATGCCGCGCGCGGCGGCCCGATCGCTGTCGGCGGGGTCTCGATCGGCGCGGTCGTGGCCACATTGTGGGCTTTGGCACACCCCAACCGCGCGGTCGCGGTACTGGCCGCACTGCCGCCCTGGACGGGTTCGCCACAGCATGCGCCCGCGGCATTGCTGGCGCGCCAGTCCGCCGAACTGCTGCGCCGCGACGGGCTGGCCGCCGCGGTGGCCCAGATGCGCGCGTCGAGCCCCGCATGGCTGGCCGACGAGCTGGCCCGGTCGTGGGTGGGGCAATGGCCCGCCCTGCCGGATGCGATGGACGAAGCCTCGGCCTGCCGGGCGCCCAGTTGCGCCGAACTGGAGCGACTGGCGGTGCCGATGGGGGTCGCGGTGGCCACCGACGACCCGGTCCACCCGGCCGAGGTCGGTTATGAGTGGGTCTCGGCAGTCCCGCGGGCGGCGCTACGCGCGGTCACGCTCGAGCGCATGGGTGTCGACACCGGTGTCCTCGGCGCGGCGTGCGTCGCGGCGCTCCAGGAGGCCTGA
- a CDS encoding OB-fold nucleic acid binding domain-containing protein gives MATAEGYLRRLTRRLTEDPEQLDVEELSEEAANTGAQKAIDCQRGQEVTMVGTLRSVECNGKGCSGGVKAELFDGTDTVMLVWLGQRRIPGIESGRTLRVHGRIGKLDNGGKAIYNPHYEIQK, from the coding sequence ATGGCTACGGCCGAAGGGTATCTGCGCCGGCTCACACGACGCCTGACAGAAGACCCAGAGCAACTCGACGTCGAAGAGCTCAGCGAGGAAGCCGCCAACACCGGCGCGCAGAAGGCGATCGACTGCCAGCGCGGCCAGGAGGTGACGATGGTCGGAACCCTGCGCAGTGTCGAATGCAATGGCAAGGGCTGTTCCGGCGGCGTCAAGGCCGAACTGTTCGACGGCACCGACACCGTGATGTTGGTGTGGTTGGGTCAGCGTCGCATTCCGGGTATCGAGTCGGGCCGCACCCTGCGGGTGCACGGACGGATCGGCAAACTGGACAACGGCGGTAAAGCGATTTACAACCCGCACTACGAAATTCAGAAGTGA
- a CDS encoding DUF3159 domain-containing protein: protein MSQADNSPPEESESEPALPATPSHGGARAVLDQMGGVSGLIYSSLPVVVFVPVSTLFGLMPAIGAALGVATLILIWRLVRRESLQPAISGFFAVGVSALIAYLVGESKGYFLLGIWSSLLYAVLFGVSVLIRRPVVGYIWGWVNSHDRDWREVRRAVTAFDIATITWVLVFGSRFLVQQYLYDADETGWLGVARIAMGWPLTAVAALVTYLAIRTAQRALHEHDAAEPAGEARS, encoded by the coding sequence GTGAGCCAGGCCGACAACAGCCCGCCCGAGGAGTCCGAGAGCGAGCCGGCGCTGCCGGCCACCCCGTCACATGGCGGCGCCAGGGCGGTGCTGGACCAGATGGGCGGGGTCAGCGGCCTCATCTACTCATCACTGCCCGTCGTGGTCTTCGTGCCGGTGTCGACTCTGTTCGGGCTCATGCCCGCGATCGGCGCGGCACTCGGCGTGGCCACCCTCATCCTGATCTGGCGCCTGGTCCGCCGTGAATCACTGCAGCCGGCGATCTCCGGCTTCTTCGCCGTGGGCGTCAGCGCGTTGATCGCGTATCTGGTGGGGGAGTCGAAAGGCTATTTCCTGCTGGGTATCTGGAGCTCGCTGCTGTACGCCGTGTTGTTCGGCGTCTCGGTGCTGATCCGCCGGCCCGTCGTCGGCTATATCTGGGGCTGGGTCAACTCGCACGACCGGGACTGGCGCGAGGTGCGCAGGGCCGTGACGGCTTTCGACATCGCGACCATCACCTGGGTGCTGGTGTTCGGGTCGCGGTTCCTGGTCCAGCAGTACCTGTACGACGCCGACGAGACCGGTTGGCTTGGCGTGGCGCGCATCGCGATGGGCTGGCCGCTCACCGCCGTCGCCGCGCTGGTGACCTATCTGGCGATCCGGACCGCTCAGCGCGCGCTACATGAGCACGACGCTGCCGAGCCCGCCGGAGAAGCCCGGAGCTAG
- a CDS encoding potassium channel family protein, whose translation MKVAIAGAGAVGRSIARELLESDHEVTLLERSPDHIDVDAIPAAHWRLGDACELTMLESVHLEDFDVVIAATGDDKVNVVVSLLAKTEFAVPRVVARVNDPRNEWLFDENWGVDVAVSTPRMLASLVEEAVAVGDLVRLMEFRKGQANLVEITLPDDTPWGGKPVKRLELPRDASLVTILRGARVIVPESDEPLEGGDELLFVAVTEVEDELRELLLRPSAR comes from the coding sequence ATGAAAGTCGCCATCGCCGGTGCCGGCGCGGTCGGCCGTTCCATCGCGCGCGAACTGCTGGAAAGCGACCACGAGGTGACGCTGCTCGAGCGCAGCCCCGACCACATCGACGTCGACGCCATTCCCGCCGCGCACTGGCGTCTCGGCGACGCGTGCGAGCTCACGATGCTGGAATCCGTCCACCTGGAGGACTTCGACGTCGTCATCGCCGCCACGGGCGACGACAAGGTCAATGTGGTGGTCAGCCTGCTGGCCAAGACCGAATTCGCGGTGCCGCGCGTGGTCGCCCGGGTCAACGATCCGCGCAACGAGTGGCTGTTCGACGAGAACTGGGGTGTCGACGTCGCGGTGTCGACGCCCCGCATGCTCGCCTCACTGGTCGAGGAGGCCGTCGCGGTGGGAGACCTCGTGCGGCTGATGGAGTTCCGCAAGGGTCAGGCCAACCTGGTCGAGATCACGCTGCCTGACGACACGCCATGGGGCGGCAAGCCCGTCAAACGCCTCGAACTGCCCCGTGACGCGTCCCTGGTGACGATTCTGCGCGGCGCCCGGGTGATAGTGCCGGAATCCGACGAGCCCCTTGAGGGTGGCGATGAGCTGCTGTTCGTGGCCGTCACCGAAGTCGAGGACGAGCTGCGCGAACTGCTGCTCCGCCCCTCCGCCCGCTGA
- a CDS encoding potassium channel family protein, with product MRVVVMGCGRVGASLADSLARIGHDVAVIDRDSTAFHRLSPEFPGERVLGMGFDRDVLLRAGIEEAGAFAAVSSGDNSNIISARVARETFGVERVVARIYDAKRAAVYERLGIPTVATVPWTTDRLLNVLTREAETTKWRDPSGNVGVAELPLHEDWAGHLVTDLEAATGGRVAFMIRFGGGHLPDAKTVIQAGDQVYIAAVSGHIAEALAIAALPPSEDLESE from the coding sequence GTGCGTGTAGTCGTCATGGGATGTGGCCGTGTGGGCGCCTCCCTCGCAGACAGCCTGGCCCGCATCGGCCACGACGTCGCGGTGATCGATCGGGACAGCACGGCATTTCACCGGTTGTCCCCGGAATTCCCGGGTGAACGTGTGCTCGGCATGGGCTTCGACCGCGATGTGCTACTGCGGGCGGGCATCGAGGAGGCCGGCGCGTTCGCGGCCGTGTCCTCGGGCGACAACTCCAACATCATCTCGGCCCGCGTGGCCCGCGAGACGTTCGGTGTCGAACGCGTCGTCGCACGCATCTACGACGCCAAACGTGCCGCCGTCTACGAGCGGCTTGGCATCCCGACGGTCGCGACGGTGCCGTGGACCACCGACCGGCTGCTCAACGTGCTGACCCGGGAAGCGGAGACCACCAAATGGCGGGATCCCTCAGGCAACGTCGGTGTCGCCGAACTGCCCCTGCACGAGGACTGGGCCGGGCACCTGGTGACCGACCTGGAAGCCGCGACCGGAGGCCGGGTGGCTTTCATGATCAGGTTCGGCGGCGGTCACCTGCCCGACGCGAAAACCGTCATCCAGGCCGGCGACCAGGTGTACATCGCCGCAGTGTCCGGCCACATCGCCGAAGCCCTGGCCATCGCGGCACTGCCGCCCAGCGAGGATCTGGAGTCGGAATGA